The segment TCACTTTCATTCATTCTAtgcaaaacattttcttctacttTGAAAACAAACTTTCAGTATACTCATTCTCTTTCCTAAATTTATATGCTGATAAATACATGTATgaagttttctattttaatacaCTCAAGTATAAGTACCTTTTCCTTATTTGTGAGTGATTTCTTCCATATTTTAGCAAATAAGTctcttaaaatttgtatttatatattattttatttcttctttcattcattttgcttatttaaaaCTGATATGTGAGAATCTCACTGATTACTACTTAAAACATCCCTTCCTTATGAGTGGCAAAGAGGTCCACTACATCTGAAATGGAAAATTAAGGGAGATAATGAGGCTTCACAAGGGTGGCATTAATGTATGTGAACTGAAGCTCAAAGAAGTTGAAAAGCATTAATGGAGCTCCAGTGACCAAATGATCAATGACCAATGACAACCAATGAGTGCTGAGTGTCAGGGGGTTTTGATCAGTTTGTAAATATCATGTAATATCTAAGAGCACAGcaaaacttcatgaaaataaacaagTCTCATATGCACAATTTTATGTCAACTTGACACACAAATCGTAAGTCACTAACCTGACTGCTCTTAAAGTTCATTGATGTTATTCTCAAAATTCAATGAGGAAATCTTAATCTGTTGTATTAACAAAGTTTAGTTAAGgtatgttttgtattttattaccCAAGAGTACATAAACAGAAACCTCACTTTCAAATGTTCACTataattatttgttgttttactGAAGTTTCCTGATAGGTTATGTCATGATTGCCCAATTGAATTTGAAATTCTCTCCCAACAAAGAATACATAAATTTCATCGACACAGATATGCTTTACTTCTCTTAAAAACCTTTCTTACAGCTGACTTAACGGCTTtatttctcaggctgtagatcaTTGGATTGAATGTTGGTGGAACTACTGTATACATAACAGTGAGTAAAATGTCCAACACAGTTGGAGAGTCCGAATGAGATTTTAAGTACTCCAAGCCACCTGTACAAATGAATAACAAGACAACAGTGAGGTGGGGAAGGCAAGTGGAAAAAGCcttagctctgccctcagcagatggcatcctcagcacagaagaaaatatatgcatataggaaaatccaataaaaataaaacaaagaaatgccgCCAAAGACAGGAATGCAGTGACACCAACCTCACTGATATAGTCATTAGAACAGGAGAGTTTCAGGATCTGGGGGACatcacagaagaactggtgaatgatGCGGGGGCCACAGAAGCGGATGGAGAAAGTAGCTCCCGTATGCATGACTCCAGAGATGGCCCCACTGACCCAGACGCCGGCGACTccatggacacaggttctgacATCCATGATGATGTCATAGCGCAGGGGaaggcagatggccacgtagcgatCATAGGACATCAGCGTGAGCATGGCCATCTCAGTAGCTGCACAGAGGGTGAACACAAAGCATTGCAAAACACATTGCCAGAAGGAAATGTTTCCTCTGTGCAAGAAAGAGTTGTAGATGAACCTTGGGACAGTCACAGAAATATAGCAGAGATCCAgaaaggagagatgcttcaggaagaaatacatgggggactggagactgtcatccagggaagtggtggtgatgatgagcatgttgccaGCTAAAGCCAACAAGTAGAGAACGAGGAACAGACAAGCATAGAAGATTTCTAGCTCAGGCTTGCCAGAAAACCCCATGAGGAGAAACCCACTTGTAGTGAAATTAGCCATGGTCCATTAGCTTCTTAAGGATGTTGGTTGCAAATCACAGGCCCTTCATGGATGCAGTACTGCCCAAATTCTCTAGAGTTGTAAGACAATGGTAAATTAAACAAActgataaattaaatattaactttaagtatttttatcataaattgaaAATGTTAAGTATGTGATTGTACCTAACAACTAATCATTATGTAAAAGTAACACTTGTATTAACCATAATCACAATTAaccaaaatctttaaaaatgactaaagaaaagctttgaaatttattctgaaaataaaattacctgtccaatgtaatttttcttatgtatacttaatataatctataataatgtaggctggagcgatagcacagcaggtaggacatttgccttgcatgcagccgacctgggtttgatttctccatccctcttggagagcccagcaagcaaccaagaatatccagcctgcaaggcagagcctggcaaactacccttggtgtatttgatatgccaaaaacagtaacaacaagcctcacaatggagaaatttctggtgcctgttcaaacaaatcgatgaacaatgggacaacagtgctacagtgctttaatagtgtaggataacattggtatgtcctttctttctcccttgccacagagaatTTGGGCTTACTGAGTAATatccatcacaatgctcctgaggcacccccattcctctgtttattggaatatagctctaaacattttaggataacagtGGTATGCctgtctcccttgccacagggagtttagggtTCTCACAGTGCTCCTAAGCCACTTATATTCCTCTGTCTTTATCTATAATTTCCTTTTCTGTGCTTTTCTTCCCCCACTGGTCTATCACCTGTGCCCCCTGATtggactctgttaacttgtaaggtcagattcttcagaaatctctgcttttattttgtgAGTGAAAtactgtgtttctcctctccttatgtcctttgcatagttacttgagagcaatgtccttttgtatagacacaggaagacagttaatgctatggttttttaacttgggaattaattgactccaaataatattcactcctgggcatgttttctcaacttaagcctcagttgcccttagttcctagcaccccaaaagcagggccctgacaagggactagatggacccagggcaagttgtgagctaccctggcattgaaatgggccaggtctaGTGCCATAATatttagctataagttaagaatatggtcacggacaaattctgtcatgatccaaaaagtaacaactgaattaAGAGCCTGCTAGGGTCAGAAAAGACAAATCTTGCCGAAGCACTATGATCTGAgatctgtggtgagatgtcccagGAGAGCCATACCATAAGCTTactgtatcttttactgtgtccatacaaaatcacTAATATTAAGGagcagaattaagatgaatgtttatatgGCTGTTGGACTAAGCAAAGGAGAAACAGCACCTAgagatggtatttcgcccttaggcgcatcatcttgctggatgagaatttgttTTAGGAGAAGCTTCCCcagagggaaggactttacatctgttgattgtatgactaCACTTATGTGTAATTTGCTACCCCAACCTCCTCACGATTGGGGAGATAACTAAGGCTGATAGAATGGGAAAGAcaggagaagaatgaagaagcAGGATTCGAGGGAACAGGGAGAATCCAAGACAGGAatgaaggagcaggatccaaGGGATCAGAAGGAATGAAAGAGAATTGGGAGAAAGAGAAtcaagagagaaaagagatgagcttagaataaactgcaatttataccaaccaacctggccctcgtttccttctTTGTCTGCCTGTTGCCATTGGCTGTCCCGGTAGGGAAGCGGTGTGAGACCACAGAGcgcaggcggcgagagagaggctgaggctttcatattcatttttaatacacataataggtttttattttaataaaacacagAATTATGAAGTTCTTAAGTATTTTGTATTTGATATATTACATACTTTTGTATATAAGATGCTCATAATCACTCAACAAATACAATTTTAACAGGAAAGTAATCTAAAACATATTTAATAACATAATCAAGTTTGTGCACATATTCTGAAAAACATCAGAAtgttaacaaaagagaaaatagtttGTAAATGAACATAAATAAGTTTACATCTAAACAGCACATTCATAGGGCATAAtccatatttaagaaaatttgctCAGGGCCCTGGATGTTTCACAGTGGTACAgtttgtgtgaggccctgagatCAATTCTATgcacaagcaaaaagaaaagagaaaagagaaaaccaaattcatttaaaattactaCAGCAGAGGCTGGACCAatagaatagcgggtagggcgtttgccttgtatgcggctgacccaggttcgattcccagcatcccatatgctcccccgagcaccaccaggagtaattcctgagtgcatgagccaggagtaacccctgtgcatagcccggtgtgacccaaaaagaaaaaaaaattactacagtAGTGAAAACAGACAAATCCTTAACTTCAAGTAACATAAGATTTTAGGACTCTTAGAAATGATTATAAGTAGCCAAAAGTAtaatatcttggatatcaaaatactaattttataGGACAAAATGAACACTAAAAACTTAGAAGAAAATAAGACCATAATAAGCAATTAGCTCAGTGTAGAAAGTATATGATTATGTTTATGTTGATTCATGGGCTTTAACCCTATGTCagacacacaagaaaaaaaacaatcccgcTTTTAGTTTTCAGCAAGAAAAATATTCCAATGATAAGATTATATTGATTTGAGCTGAATGCAGGTTTCTTGCATATGTTATATTGCAAATAATTATGCTGGGAAAGTGTTCAAGGCTGACCTGGATAAAGCAGCGTCTCCCAGAACACAAAATCACAGCAcatatcaaatttaaattttctagaaATCAATTCaccttctgtttttattatttgtatgtgtgtatattacaCAGGAGtcataaaataagagtttaaattaaACTAAAGCATTTTATATAGGACTCATACAAAAGCCTTTGAAGATAATGCTCCTTGACATCATAGTGACACATTTACTTACTTAGGcattcttctctgattctccAACTCACCAGGTCAATTTTTGTAGCCTCTAGAAGGTTCTTCCATCTCTATATATCTGGGAATATACTGCTTAATTTTCTTGATGAAAGACAGCAAAAAGTACTTAATTTATATACATGGAAATGTTGCTCATTTATCCAAAAATCTTAGGCTTGATCAATAATT is part of the Sorex araneus isolate mSorAra2 chromosome 2, mSorAra2.pri, whole genome shotgun sequence genome and harbors:
- the LOC129402394 gene encoding olfactory receptor 14J1-like, with product MANFTTSGFLLMGFSGKPELEIFYACLFLVLYLLALAGNMLIITTTSLDDSLQSPMYFFLKHLSFLDLCYISVTVPRFIYNSFLHRGNISFWQCVLQCFVFTLCAATEMAMLTLMSYDRYVAICLPLRYDIIMDVRTCVHGVAGVWVSGAISGVMHTGATFSIRFCGPRIIHQFFCDVPQILKLSCSNDYISEVGVTAFLSLAAFLCFIFIGFSYMHIFSSVLRMPSAEGRAKAFSTCLPHLTVVLLFICTGGLEYLKSHSDSPTVLDILLTVMYTVVPPTFNPMIYSLRNKAVKSAVRKVFKRSKAYLCR